Below is a genomic region from Bacteroidota bacterium.
CCAGGCTCGCCTCGAACGCCGCCGGAGTCGCTACAAACCACCGAGGGACACGGCCGACGCCGCAGAGCGCCGCGAGAGCGGCGGCCTTGCCCCCGAGAACCCGGCGAGGGGGTGCGGCTCCAACGTCGTCCGGCGTGAGGATTAGGGGGCAGTCGGGCATGAGGAAAGCTACGGCTCTCAGCGGAGTAGGAGCACGTCAGCGGAGCAGGAGCGCGAGCGGGCCTACCACCACGTAGAGCGCAAGCGTCCACAGCGCCGCCGCGCCTTCAATCCATCGCCCGGCCCCTGCAACCGGCCGCCGGAGGAACTGCACCGCCGCCCCGACGCAGAGGAGCAGGACCGGAGCGAGCGCGCCCGCCACCAGCCCTACGGTCCCTGCCGCCGCCCCGAAGCCCACAGCGGCTCCGCAGGCCAGCCCCACGGCCCCGAGCCAGACAGAGACGGCGCGGCCGCGCCCCCATGCTGCGCTGTAGGTCTCGACCCCCAGCTCCTCGTCGTCCGGTGCCCGCACCTTGCGGCCGACCTCGATCACGGTGCCAGTGAACCAGCTCGCTGCGAGGAGCCGGCCCAGGCCGCCCGGCCATGCTGCCCACCCGTCGCAGGCCGCGGCGAAGAGCGCGATCAGCGGGACGACGAGGCCGTGCGAAACGAGCACAGCCCACGGTCGCTCCTCTAGCCAAGTGCGCGCGAAGAACTCCACGCTCATGAGCGCGCCGAACCCCCACACAAGGCCCAGGTACGGTAGCAGCCGAAGGTCGAAGAGCACGACCAGAGCGAGTTGTACCACCGCCACGCCCAACCCGGCAGCAGCAAGCGCGCGTAGCGTCACGAGGCCACGCGGGACGGGTCGGAGGGGGCGGTACTGCCGGTCCGCCTCAGCGTCCTTGAACTCGTCGGCCACGCGGAGTTGGAAGAAGAACCCGAGCACGACGAGCGCAGCTACGGCGAAGGCCGCCGCCGGAGGCCACCCCGGCACGTCACGGAGCAGGTGAGCAGCGCACAGCGCCCCGCCTGCGAACACCGCGACGAGCACGCCCTGGCTCTGGAGCGGGAAGCGCTCTTGGAGGTATGTCCCCCAGCGGACGAGTGCAGATCTCGGTTCGGACATGGGTGGACGAATCATCAGGCAGGGGCCACGGACAACCGTCCGGACGCTGACCTCGCTAGCCTCCTTGAGGGCGCAGAAATACGAGGAGTCAGTCGCGGCGGAACTGCATGCGCTGGTGGAGGCGCACCCGGCCCGATGGAGCACCGTCGACGTAGACCGCGCGCCACCCCTGGAGGTCGGCTTCGGCCTCGACGCAGACCTCGGCCTCGGCGGGCACGTCGGCCGCGCGGCGCACGGTCTCCTCGGGCGTCCGCCCGCGCGTGCGGCCGGAGGTCCGGCCCGGCCCGACGGCGTCGAGTTCGTATTGCGGCATGGGGTTGGGTTTTGGGGTGAAGCGTCCGTAAGATAGCGGGTAGCGAGGAACGCGACCGGCGGGGCGGCCGTGCAAGGCAGCCCACCGGAAGCGGTTCCGCCGGTCTCGATTTCTGACACTCTTCCCCTCTCTCCCATGTCCGAGCCCACCAAGACCTTTCACGCCGGCGACGGCGCTTCGGCCGCCGTCTCCACCGAACCTGGCGCGCAGCAGGCCGGCGCGGCGACCGCCGAGGCGGCCAGCCTCCGCGGGGCCCCCGACCACGTCGCCGACGACTTCCTCCCGATCAACGGGACGGACTACGTCGAGTTCTACGTCGGCAACGCGAAGCAGGCGGCCTACTTTTACGCCGCCGCCTTCGGCTTCGAGATCATCGGCTACCGCGGACCGGAGACGGGCCACCGCGAGGCCGCGAGCTACCTGCTGAAGCAGGACAAGATCCGGTTCGTCTTTACGACCGCGCTCTCCTCCAGCCACCCCATCGCCGAGCACGTCCACCGGCACGGCGACGGGGTCCGCGACATCGCCCTCTGGGTCGGCGACGCCCGGGCCGCCTTCGAGGAGGTCACCAAGCGCGGGGCCGTTCCGGTGCGCGAGCCCGAGGTCCTGGAAGACGAGCACGGCGAGATCGTCGTCGCGGCGATGGGGACCTACGGCGACACCATCCACACGTTCGTCGAGCGCACGAACTACAGCGGCCTCTTCATGCCGGGCTTCGAGGCGTGGACGAACGCCGACTGGAGCACGACGCCGGTCGGGCTAAAGTACGTCGACCACTGCGTCGGCAACGTCCACCTCGGCGACATGAACCGGTACGTCAAGTACTACGAGGACACGATGGGCTTCCGCAACATCCTCGTCTTCACCGACTCCGACATCCAGACCGAGTATTCGAGCCTGATGTCGAAGGTAATGAGTAACGGCAACGAGCGGATCAAATTCCCGATCAACGAGCCCGCCGAGGGCAAGCGCAAGAGCCAGATCGACGAGTACCTCGAGTTCTACGACGGGGCCGGCGTGCAGCACGTCGCCCTCGCCACCGACGACATCCTCAGCACGGTCTCGAAGCTCCGCAGCCGCGGCGTCCAGTTCCTCACGGTCCCGACGACCTACTACGACGTGCTCCAGGACCGCGTCGGCAAAATCGACGAGCCGGTCGACGAACTCGCCAAGCTCGGCATCCTCGTCGACCGCGACCTGGACGGCTACCTGCTGCAGATCTTTACCAAGCCCGTCGAGGACCGCCCGACGGTGTTCTACGAAATCATCCAGCGCAAGGGCGCGCGCACCTTCGGCGAGGGCAACTTCAAGGCCCTCTTCGAAGCCATCGAGCGCGAGCAAGAACGGCGCGGCAACCTCTGAGTCTCTGGTTTCTAGTTCCCGGTTTCTAGCTTCTCGCTGGCGACCGGGGCCTCAACCAGAAACGAGAGACCAAAAACCAGAAACCCTACAGCTATGCCTTACTACGTCCGCATGGGGAACGTCCCGCACAAGCGGCACACCCAGTTTCCGCGCACCGACGGCGCGCTCCACACCGAAGAGGTGATCGGGGCCGAAGGCTTCTCCGGCATCCAGTCGCTCGCCTACCATCTCCACCCGCCGACGCTCGTCGAGCGCGTGCTCGAGCCCGAGCCGTACGCGGTCGAGTTCGTCGAGAAGGACTTCCTGCGCCACCGGCACTTCCTCGGCAAGGAGGTCGAGCCGGGCGGCACCTGGCTGACAGGGCGGCGCTACATCATGGGCAATCCCGACGTCAACCTCGCCCTCTGCGCCCCGACCGAGCCGATGGGCGAGGCCGAGTTCTTCAAGAACGCGACCCACGACGAGCTCGTCTACGTCCACGACGGCGAGGGCCGCCTGGAGACCGTCCTCGGGACCGTCGAGTTCACGAAGGGCGACTACGTCCACGTCCCGCGCACGATCACCCACCGCTGGGTGTTTACAGGCGACGTGCAGCCGCGCCTGCTCGTGATCGAGGCCCCGACCGAGTTCCGCCCGCCGAAGCGCTACCGCAACAGCGTCGGCCAGCTCCTGGAGCACTCGCCCTACTGCGAGCGCGACTTCCGCCCGCCGAGCGAGTTGAACACGGTCGACGAGGAGGGCGAGTTCGTCGTCCGCATCAAGAAGCACGGCAAGCTCCACCCGTTCGTCTACCGCTACCACCCGTTCGACGTGGTCGGCTGGGACGGCTACATGTACCCCAACGCGATCTCGATCCACGACTTCGAGCCGATCACGGGCCGCGTCCACCAGCCGCCGCCGGTGCACCAGATGTATGAGGCGCACAACTTCGTCGTCTGCTCGTTCGTCCCGCGGCTCTTCGACTACCACCCGGACTCGATCCCGGCCCCGTACAACCACTCGAACATCGACTCCGACGAGGTGCTCTACTACGCCGAGGGCGACTTCATGTCGCGCAAGGGCATCGACCGGGGCAGCTTCACGCTCCATCCGGGTGGCATCCCGCACGGCCCGCACCCCGGCACGACGGAGGCCAGCATCGGCGTCAAGGAGACGCACGAGCTCGCGGTGATGGTCGACACGTTCCGGCCGCTCCACCTCACAAAAGCTGCCCTCCAGATCGAGGACGAGGACTACCAGCTTTCGTGGCAGCCCGAGAAGCACGGCCACCCACTCCCCGACGCCGCTCCGGTCCCGCCGGGCGCGAACGTCGGCGGTGATGGAGCCGTCACGGACGCTTCGCCCGCCGACGCGGCGCGGTAGCCTCTCGCCTCGCACCCGTAGTTTCAGGGGCGGCCTCGCGGTCGCCCCTGTCTCGTTTCAGCCCCCTTCATTCATGCCCGACACCTACCCCTTCGGCCAGGCCATCGCCTGGCAACCCGACCTGGCGCAGCGCACCAATCTCCACCGCTTCATGGAGCGCGTCGGTGTGGCCGACTACGAGGCTCTCCTCGCGTGGGCAACGGATGACGTAGGCCGGTTTTGGGATACCGTGCTGGACGACCTCGGGGTCGAGTTCTACGAGCCGTACGGGCAGATCCTCGACACGTCGGACGGCATCGAGTTCGCACGATGGTGCGCCGGCGGGCGGATGAACATCGTCCACAACCTGCTCGACAAATGGCAGGGCACGGAGGTCGCCGAGCGCGACGCGGTGCGGTGCGAGAGCGAGGCGGGCGCCGTGCGGACGCTGACCTACCGCGAACTGCACCGCGAGGTCGGTCGCTGTGCCTCGGCGCTCCGCACGCTCGGAATCGGGAAGGGCGATGCGGTCGGGCTGTACATGCCGATGACGCCGGAACTCATCGTCGCCTTCCTCGCGGTTGCCAAGATCGGCGGCGTGATCCTGCCGCTGTTCTCGGGCTACGGCGCGACGGCCGTCGCCACCCGTCTCGCCGAC
It encodes:
- a CDS encoding UbiA family prenyltransferase encodes the protein MSEPRSALVRWGTYLQERFPLQSQGVLVAVFAGGALCAAHLLRDVPGWPPAAAFAVAALVVLGFFFQLRVADEFKDAEADRQYRPLRPVPRGLVTLRALAAAGLGVAVVQLALVVLFDLRLLPYLGLVWGFGALMSVEFFARTWLEERPWAVLVSHGLVVPLIALFAAACDGWAAWPGGLGRLLAASWFTGTVIEVGRKVRAPDDEELGVETYSAAWGRGRAVSVWLGAVGLACGAAVGFGAAAGTVGLVAGALAPVLLLCVGAAVQFLRRPVAGAGRWIEGAAALWTLALYVVVGPLALLLR
- the hppD gene encoding 4-hydroxyphenylpyruvate dioxygenase; its protein translation is MSEPTKTFHAGDGASAAVSTEPGAQQAGAATAEAASLRGAPDHVADDFLPINGTDYVEFYVGNAKQAAYFYAAAFGFEIIGYRGPETGHREAASYLLKQDKIRFVFTTALSSSHPIAEHVHRHGDGVRDIALWVGDARAAFEEVTKRGAVPVREPEVLEDEHGEIVVAAMGTYGDTIHTFVERTNYSGLFMPGFEAWTNADWSTTPVGLKYVDHCVGNVHLGDMNRYVKYYEDTMGFRNILVFTDSDIQTEYSSLMSKVMSNGNERIKFPINEPAEGKRKSQIDEYLEFYDGAGVQHVALATDDILSTVSKLRSRGVQFLTVPTTYYDVLQDRVGKIDEPVDELAKLGILVDRDLDGYLLQIFTKPVEDRPTVFYEIIQRKGARTFGEGNFKALFEAIEREQERRGNL
- a CDS encoding cupin domain-containing protein; translated protein: MPYYVRMGNVPHKRHTQFPRTDGALHTEEVIGAEGFSGIQSLAYHLHPPTLVERVLEPEPYAVEFVEKDFLRHRHFLGKEVEPGGTWLTGRRYIMGNPDVNLALCAPTEPMGEAEFFKNATHDELVYVHDGEGRLETVLGTVEFTKGDYVHVPRTITHRWVFTGDVQPRLLVIEAPTEFRPPKRYRNSVGQLLEHSPYCERDFRPPSELNTVDEEGEFVVRIKKHGKLHPFVYRYHPFDVVGWDGYMYPNAISIHDFEPITGRVHQPPPVHQMYEAHNFVVCSFVPRLFDYHPDSIPAPYNHSNIDSDEVLYYAEGDFMSRKGIDRGSFTLHPGGIPHGPHPGTTEASIGVKETHELAVMVDTFRPLHLTKAALQIEDEDYQLSWQPEKHGHPLPDAAPVPPGANVGGDGAVTDASPADAAR